From Coffea arabica cultivar ET-39 chromosome 2e, Coffea Arabica ET-39 HiFi, whole genome shotgun sequence, the proteins below share one genomic window:
- the LOC113732051 gene encoding putative invertase inhibitor, which produces MRPSISSALLITLFLLCFIHGSTSQENLIRESCRTFAKDDPNINFNFCTTSLQAAPASHCAALRGLGTISFRLIRYNVTDTRCMIRQLLKGKKLDPYVRQCLNDCFELYSDAIDTMKQAMKAYNTKRFADANIEISSIMDAATTCEDGFNERKGVVSPLTKRNNNTFELSAIALNVMRILQTRSD; this is translated from the coding sequence atgagGCCTTCCATCTCCTCTGCCCTCTTGATCACTTTATTCCTCTTGTGTTTCATCCATGGATCCACCAGCCAAGAGAATCTGATCAGGGAAAGTTGCAGAACATTTGCCAAAGATGATCCAAACATCAACTTCAATTTCTGCACAACTTCTCTCCAAGCTGCACCAGCTAGCCACTGTGCTGCTCTTCGCGGCCTGGGGACGATTTCCTTCAGGCTGATCCGGTACAACGTTACTGATACAAGGTGCATGATCAGACAATTGCTCAAGGGCAAGAAGCTGGATCCTTATGTCCGGCAGTGCTTGAATGATTGCTTCGAGCTTTATTCAGATGCAATAGACACTATGAAGCAGGCCATGAAAGCTTACAATACTAAAAGATTCGCCGATGCTAATATCGAGATAAGTTCGATTATGGATGCAGCAACAACTTGTGAAGATGGTTTCAATGAGAGAAAAGGTGTAGTTTCACCATTAACAAAGAGAAATAACAACACCTTCGAGTTGTCTGCAATAGCACTTAATGTCATGCGTATTCTTCAGACACGGTCAGACTAA